One region of Zingiber officinale cultivar Zhangliang chromosome 7B, Zo_v1.1, whole genome shotgun sequence genomic DNA includes:
- the LOC122007258 gene encoding uncharacterized protein DDB_G0283697: MEIESEDGATIPIERDSSTEIGRRPGLLGLRRPSPPDCTVSRRHLSLRLVGGDSEDGPRVLFEVIGRNPVVVCGCGGRPRVYRKSEKGELRDGDRLSLSLKNLSFWVLRRRGAAPGAVDQKVVDAVARREKRTSERKKNERKSVIEAIGAEEEDLEHELAALDASQIDPVKEFGFLVKGHEFDRFPRHKIRSVKDWNWFLDRDDDDDEHEGIRRNRSLGKKKKGDDCEDEEWADVEDVVEMRNAIRPMYSTRSNRAKKPKKHEQEEEEEEDDDDHDDDDEEETLGGFIVDDGGDDEEDEGELEEEEEEEEFDGEDDEEDE, translated from the exons ATGGAGATCGAATCGGAAGACGGCGCTACGATCCCCATCGAGCGGGACTCGTCGACGGAGATCGGAAGACGCCCAGGTCTACTAGGGCTCCGCCGTCCCTCGCCCCCAGACTGCACCGTCTCGCGCCGCCACCTGTCGTTGCGACTCGTCGGAGGCGACTCCGAAGACGGGCCGAGGGTTCTATTCGAGGTCATCGGGCGAAATCCCGTCGTAGTTTGTGGCTGCGGCGGCAGGCCGAGGGTTTACAGGAAGTCAGAGAAGGGCGAGCTCAGAGACGGCGACCGGCTGTCTCTTTCTCTCAAAAATCTCTCCTTCTGGGTTCTGAGGAGGCGGGGAGCTGCGCCGGGAGCCGTGGACCAGAAGGTCGTCGACGCGGTGGCGAGGAGGGAGAAGAGGACttcagagaggaagaagaatgaaAGAAAATCAGTGATCGAAGCAATCGGAGCCGAAGAAGAAGATCTGGAACATGAGCTTGCTGCATTGGATGCCTCCCAAATCGATCCTGTCAAAG AGTTTGGGTTTTTGGTGAAAGGCCATGAGTTCGATCGTTTCCCAAGGCACAAGATCCGATCAGTGAAGGACTGGAATTGGTTCCTCGACCgcgacgatgatgatgatgaacaTGAAGGAATTAGGAGGAATAGGAGtctcgggaagaagaagaagggcgaTGATTGTGAGGATGAGGAGTGGGCAGATGTTGAAGATGTTGTCGAAATGAGGAATGCTATTAGGCCTATGTACTCTACTAGGTCGAACAGAGCAAAGAAGCCTAAGAAAcatgaacaagaagaagaagaagaagaagatgatgatgatcatGATGACGATGATGAAGAAGAAACTTTAGGTGGTTTCATTGTcgatgatggtggtgatgatgaagaagatgaaggggaattggaggaggaagaagaggaagaagaattcGATGGCGAGGAcgatgaagaagatgaatga
- the LOC122004749 gene encoding uncharacterized protein LOC122004749 gives MATEAAAAGKPVIVVGVDDSEHSFHALQWTLLHFFSSVAPGHSSSYKLVIVNAKPTPSSVIGLAVAGPGASDALPFVESDLRKIALNVLEKAKEICIAHSVTDVEYEIMEGDARNVLCEAVEKYHAEMLAVGSHGYGAIKRAVLGSVSDHCAHHAHCSVMIVKKPKSKPKHDKLESTYSTLGEILESEILGENSDGRKSGKGRRMVRCMDRRILFVRIDWNAHRKCCTLVANSFQLCSIIETFLKRRNHTCTSSLPASASGGRNSARGPSLRVRVGEIVKLFSLRAVPSPSSGVRNREKARMATGAEETAAAVGKPVMVVGVDDSEHSVHALQWTLLHFFSSVAPGHSSSYKLVIVNAKPTPTSVISLAGPGAADVLPFVESDLRKIALNVLEKAKEICSAHSVTDVEYVIMEGDARNVLCEAVEKYHAEMLVVGSHGYGAIKRAVLGSVSDYCAHHAHCTVMIVKKPKPKH, from the exons ATGGCtacggaggcggcggcggcggggaAGCCGGTGATAGTGGTTGGCGTCGATGACAGCGAGCACAGCTTCCATGCCCTCCAGTGGACGCTTCTCCACTTCTTCTCTTCCGTCGCTCCTGGACATAGCTCGTCGTACAAGCTCGTCATTGTCAACGCCAAGCCCACGCCCTCGTCGGTCATCGGCCTCGCCGTCGCCGGCCCCG GAGCTTCTGATGCGCTGCCGTTTGTGGAGTCGGATCTGAGGAAGATCGCACTGAATGTGCTCGAGAAAGCTAAGGAGATCTGCATTGCTCATTCG GTGACTGATGTGGAGTACGAAATCATGGAAGGAGATGCTAGAAATGTCTTGTGCGAGGCGGTGGAGAAATACCACGCTGAGATGTTAGCTGTAGGAAGCCATGGTTACGGAGCAATTAAAAG GGCGGTGTTGGGCAGTGTGAGTGATCACTGTGCTCACCATGCGCATTGCAGTGTGATGATCGTGAAGAAGCCGAAGTCAAAGCCAAAACAC GATAAATTGGAAAGTACATATAGTACTTTAGGTGAAATTTTAGAGTCAGAGATTTTAGGAGAAAATTCTGATGGTCGCAaatcag GGAAGGGGAGACGGATGGTTAGATGCATGGACAGACGTATTCTATTTGTTCGCATCGATTGGAACGCCCACAGAAAATGTTGTACACTCGTAGCAAACTCTTTTCAATTATGCTCAATAATAGAGACTTTTTTGAAAAGAAGAAATCATACGTGCACTTCTTCTTTACCCGCCTCCGCTTCTGGTGGAAGAAACAGTGCCAGGGGACCATCCCTTCGGGTACGAGTTGGGGAAATCGTCAAATTGTTTTCTTTAAGAGCCGTGCCTTCTCCGTCCTCCGGCGTGAGAAATCGAGAGAAAGCGAGAATGGCTACAGGGGCGGAGGAGACGGCGGCGGCGGTGGGGAAGCCGGTGATGGTGGTGGGCGTCGACGACAGCGAGCACAGCGTCCATGCCCTCCAGTGGACGCTTCTCCACTTCTTCTCTTCCGTCGCCCCTGGGCATAGCTCGTCGTACAAGCTCGTCATAGTCAACGCCAAGCCCACGCCCACGTCCGTCATCAGCCTCGCCGGCCCTG GAGCTGCTGATGTGCTGCCGTTTGTGGAGTCGGATCTGAGGAAGATCGCACTGAATGTGCTCGAGAAAGCTAAGGAGATCTGTAGTGCTCATTCG GTGACTGATGTGGAGTACGTAATCATGGAAGGAGATGCTAGAAATGTCTTGTGTGAGGCAGTGGAGAAATACCACGCCGAGATGTTAGTCGTAGGAAGCCATGGTTATGGAGCAATTAAAAG GGCGGTGTTGGGCAGTGTGAGTGATTACTGCGCTCACCATGCGCATTGCACTGTGATGATCGTGAAGAAGCCGAAGCCAAAACACTAA
- the LOC122007256 gene encoding uncharacterized RNA methyltransferase CT0009-like: MAAIAVFPSCGARRLNARPWLRAVRAASGSSASRSPSPLPPPSGIDAIVDAPSSGAAPPSRSFFPKRGQTLELVCESLAFKAKGICKVADSGFVLMCDRALPGERFLGRVSRKKDSYAEVTKLKTITPHWDAVEPPCQYASYCGGCKTQNLSYEAQIRAKEQQVRDLIVHVGRFSDKDAGFSKVMKSIVPCDLLFHYRNKMEFSFGHERWMPPDVLTSEDKMESGYALGLHAPGFFYKVLHVEKCLLQSEVANKVLAVFQDSWMDPELGLLPYNVLNHSGFLKHLMLRTGRDVKTGTPEVMVNFVTSSYMPSLLMPLVDKIIAFPEVVSVVNNVNRSVGNTSVGEEEYTLYGKSSITEMLRGLVFQISANSFFQTNSHQAEVLYKLVEDCARLRGDGSEIVLDLFCGTGSIGLSLAKRVKHVYGFEVVAEAVSDALQNAKLNGIENATYVQGDLNKISDSFGKDFPKPDIVITDPNRPGMHMKLIKYLLKLKAPRIVYVSCNPATLARDLDYLCHGVTEQGISGCYSLKSVQPVDMFPHTPHIECVCLLELS; encoded by the exons ATGGCCGCCATCGCGGTGTTCCCTTCTTGCGGCGCCCGCCGCCTCAATGCTCGCCCTTGGCTCCGCGCCGTCCGCGCCGCCTCCGGCTCCTCTGCCTCCCGTtccccctctcctcttcctccgccCTCCGGGATCGATGCCATCGTAGATGCGCCAAGTTCTGGCGCCGCTCCCCCTTCTCGCTCCTTCTTCCCGAAGCGAGGCCAGACCCTGGAGCTCGTCTGCGAGTCCCTCGCTTTCAAGGCCAAGGGAATCTGCAAGGTCGCTGATTCCGGATTCGTCTTAATGTGCGACCGCGCCCTCCCGGGCGAGCGCTTCCTCGGCCGCGTCTCCCGCAAGAAGGACAGCTATGCCGAG GTGACGAAGCTGAAAACGATTACTCCTCATTGGGACGCCGTGGAACCTCCCTGTCAGTATGCTTCGTACTGCGGAGGGTGTAAGACTCAGAATCTTTCGTACGAGGCTCAGATTCGAGCCAAGGAGCAACAAGTTCGGGATTTGATCGTTCACGTCGGCAGATTCTCAGACAAAGATGCTGGCTTTTCTAAGGTTATGAAGTCTATAGTGCCCTGCGATCTGCTGTTCCACTACCGTAACAAG ATGGAATTCTCATTTGGTCATGAAAGATGGATGCCGCCAGATGTATTGACTTCGGAGGATAAGATGGAGAGTGGTTATGCTTTGGGTTTGCATGCTCCAGGGTTCTTTTATAAGGTCCTTCATGTTGAGAAATGCTTATTACAGTCTGAAGTAGCTAACAAG GTTCTTGCAGTTTTTCAAGATAGTTGGATGGACCCCGAGCTGGGCCTCTTGCCATATAATGTCCTTAATCATAGTGGATTTCTTAAGCATCTAATGCTAAGAACTGGAAG AGATGTCAAGACTGGCACACCAGAGGTCATGGTCAACTTTGTCACGTCTTCCTACATGCCTAGCCTGTTGATGCCTCTCGTTGACAAAATCATTGCATTTCCTGAAGTG GTCAGTGTTGTGAATAATGTAAACAGATCAGTTGGGAATACATCCGTAGGGGAAGAAGAATATACTTTGTATGGAAAATCCTCTATTACAGAGATGTTAAGAGGACTTGTATTTCAGATATCAGCCAATTCCTTCTTCCAGACCAATTCTCACCAG GCAGAGGTGCTGTACAAGCTTGTTGAAGACTGTGCTAGACTTAGAGGAGATGGTTCAGAGATTGTACTCGATCTATTTTGCGGTACAGGAAGTATTGGTTTGAGCCTTGCAAAAAG GGTTAAGCATGTTTATGGATTTGAAGTCGTGGCTGAAGCTGTTTCTGATGCTCTCCAAAATGCCAAGTTAAATGGCATCGAAAATGCAACATATGTCCAAGGAGATCTTAATAAAATCAGCGATAGTTTTGGGAAGGATTTTCCAAAACCTGACATTGTAATTACAG ATCCAAACCGGCCAGGCATGCAtatgaagttgatcaaatatcttcTTAAACTAAAGGCACCACGCATTGTCTACGTCTCATGCAATCCAGCCACACTAGCTCGTGATCTTGATTACCTCTGTCATGGTGTT ACCGAGCAAGGAATAAGCGGATGCTACAGTTTGAAAAGTGTTCAGCCAGTTGATATGTTCCCTCATACTCCCCATATAGAATGTGTCTGCTTGCTGGAGCTTAGTTGA
- the LOC122004748 gene encoding receptor-like protein EIX2 has translation MPTILLHLILWLLTARNLDACLGSERQALLNFKAGLNDPSDRLSSWKGKDCCRWKGVECNNGTSGVLKLKLRNPCDYYMDPNYYTCSLSGELRPSLVSLSELAYLDLSINDFGGIRIPTFIGSLKKLKYLNLSLAGFAGEVPPNLGNLSRLRYLDLSNTFSLVSGNLWWLTRLPFLKYLDFSTVNLTAASDWLDVVNMMSPSLSVLHLSSCSLSSIPTSFSIVNFTSLTTLNLLDNSFNSTLPNWLWKLNSLTYLDLGASMFHGPLPYALGNLTSLNVLRLGQNNLEGNIPGSIRNLCRLTCLDLSQNNFTGNITDPLPHCIWNDIKELSLGDNKFYGNLSNWLKHMTSLTFLDLGKNQLDGPIPTGLGKLSELTYLDLSYNSFAGVITEVHFHNLTKLSLLILSLNPLTVLLNQSWIPPFQLQIIGFRDCRLGPRFPPWLRWQTHIMTLDLSNTSIADRVPDWFWNITSSRLSVLDMSNNQLSGVLPSNMEFMAQLSVFELSSNQLEGSIPSLPNSLTTLDVSKNSFSGPLPSNFMTPNLYALLISQNQINGSIPPSVCQLQSLSLLDMSNNYLTGELPNCWMEYSQLSLIDLSDNNLSGEIPGSVANLSRLVSLNLDNNSFGGELPSSMQQCTRLTFLDLGQNKFSGIIPTWIGESLLNLVVLQLRSNMFFSDIPPQLAWLHGLQVLDLAGNNLSGSIPQSFGNFSAMASRSPTKLPNFQYWTFGLYGDYYYNERLHVMMKGQDEEYTKILSFLKIIDLSDNYLTGQIPQEIGQLVALKNLNLSRNLLSGKIPEMVSRIPELESLDLSFNELSGSIPRGISTVTFLSHLNLSYNNLSGRIPLGNQLQTLNDPSIYIGNANLCGPPLTNSCSSSEPVPREDLRHEDNAERKWLYLSMSLGFITGLWGLFIALLLNSSWRRSYFLVLDNLFNQLYVASAIFMARLSRKHADSRRNHRYRGGM, from the coding sequence ATGCCGACAATCTTGCTCCACTTGATCCTTTGGCTTTTGACTGCAAGAAATCTGGACGCATGCCTTGGATCGGAGAGGCAAGCACTACTGAACTTCAAAGCTGGCCTCAATGATCCCAGCGATCGGTTGTCTTCCTGGAAAGGCAAAGATTGCTGCAGGTGGAAAGGCGTCGAATGCAACAACGGGACAAGCGGCGTCCTCAAGCTCAAACTCCGAAATCCCTGCGACTACTACATGGATCCAAACTACTACACGTGCAGCTTGAGCGGTGAGCTGCGTCCATCTCTTGTATCTTTAAGTGAATTGGCATATCTAGACCTCAGCATCAATGATTTCGGCGGAATTCGGATACCAACCTTCATAGGTTCGCTCAAGAAACTGAAATATCTTAACCTTTCCTTGGCTGGTTTTGCTGGAGAGGTACCTCCCAATCTAGGAAACCTCTCAAGACTTCGTTATCTTGATCTCAGTAATACATTTTCCTTAGTTTCTGGCAATCTTTGGTGGCTTACTCGACTGCCGTTTTTGAAGTACTTAGACTTTAGTACTGTAAACCTCACTGCAGCCTCAGATTGGTTAGATGTTGTGAATATGATGTCTCCTTCCTTGTCTGTCCTACATCTGAGTTCATGTAGTCTTTCAAGTATTCCGACTTCATTTTCCATCGTAAACTTCACGAGTCTCACCACCCTCAATCTTCTAGACAACAGTTTCAACTCGACCTTACCCAACTGGCTCTGGAAGCTCAACAGTCTCACTTATCTGGATCTCGGAGCTTCCATGTTTCATGGTCCTCTACCCTATGCACTTGGGAACTTGACTTCTCTTAATGTCCTCAGATTAGGTCAAAATAATCTGGAAGGTAACATTCCAGGATCGATTCGAAACCTTTGCAGATTGACTTGTCTAGATTTGTCACAGAACAATTTTACCGGCAATATAACCGATCCATTGCCTCATTGCATATGGAACGACATAAAAGAACTGAGTCTAGGGGATAACAAGTTTTATGGAAACCTGTCCAACTGGCTCAAGCATATGACCAGCCTAACATTTTTAGATCTAGGTAAGAACCAACTTGATGGTCCTATACCTACAGGACTAGGAAAGCTTAGCGAACTAACTTACCTGGATCTTTCATATAACTCGTTTGCGGGTGTCATCACCGAAGTTCACTTCCATAATTTAACAAAGCTGTCCTTGCTAATCTTGTCGCTGAATCCCCTAACTGTGTTGTTAAATCAAAGCTGGATTCCTCCTTTCCAACTCCAAATTATCGGGTTTCGTGATTGTCGTCTGGGTCCCCGTTTCCCTCCTTGGCTTAGATGGCAAACACATATAATGACCCTTGATTTATCCAACACGAGCATTGCAGACAGAGTGCCTGATTGGTTTTGGAACATAACTTCTTCTAGACTCTCTGTTCTAGACATGTCAAACAATCAACTTTCCGGCGTGCTGCCATCAAACATGGAGTTTATGGCACAGCTATCCGTGTTCGAGTTGAGTTCAAATCAACTTGAGGGATCGATTCCATCACTGCCGAATAGCCTTACCACATTAGATGtctcaaaaaattcattttcaggaCCTTTACCTTCAAACTTCATGACTCCAAATTTGTATGCCTTGTTGATCTCGCAAAATCAAATAAATGGAAGCATTCCCCCCTCTGTATGTCAGCTGCAATCTTTAAGTCTCCTGGATATGTCAAACAACTATCTAACAGGTGAACTTCCTAACTGTTGGATGGAGTACTCACAGTTAAGTTTGATCGATTTGTCTGATAACAACCTTTCTGGAGAAATTCCTGGCTCGGTTGCTAATCTTTCTAGACTTGTATCACTGAACCTGGACAACAACAGCTTTGGCGGAGAACTTCCTTCATCAATGCAACAGTGCACCAGACTGACCTTTCTCGATCTTGGCCAGAACAAGTTCTCCGGGATAATACCAACATGGATCGGAGAGAGTCTACTAAACCTGGTAGTTCTGCAGCTGAGGTCAAACATGTTCTTCAGTGATATTCCTCCCCAACTCGCATGGCTTCATGGCCTTCAAGTCTTGGATCTTGCCGGTAACAATCTATCTGGATCAATTCCTCAAAGTTTTGGCAATTTCAGTGCAATGGCTTCACGCTCGCCAACAAAATTACCGAATTTTCAATATTGGACATTCGGGCTCTACGGCGACTACTATTACAATGAGAGGTTGCATGTCATGATGAAAGGACAAGACGAAGAGTATACAAAGATACTGTCTTTTCTGAAGATTATAGACCTTTCAGACAACTATCTAACTGGGCAAATCCCCCAAGAGATTGGTCAGCTTGTGGCACTGAAGAATTTGAATTTGTCGAGAAATCTTCTGTCAGGAAAGATTCCTGAGATGGTCAGCAGAATTCCAGAGTTAGAGTCTCTAGATCTTTCATTCAATGAACTTTCGGGCAGCATTCCTCGAGGCATATCAACAGTGACTTTCCTGAGCCACTTGAACTTGTCTTACAATAATCTGTCAGGAAGAATTCCCTTGGGAAATCAGCTCCAAACACTAAATGATCCCTCCATCTACATTGGCAATGCCAATCTTTGCGGGCCTCCACTTACAAATAGTTGCTCCAGCAGCGAACCAGTTCCTCGGGAGGATTTGCGGCATGAAGACAATGCTGAGAGGAAATGGCTATATCTTAGCATGTCATTGGGATTCATCACTGGACTTTGGGGTTTGTTTATCGCCCTGTTGTTGAATagcagttggagaagatcatacTTCCTCGTGTTGGACAACTTGTTTAACCAACTGTATGTTGCATCAGCCATATTCATGGCTAGGCTAAGTAGGAAGCATGCTGATAGTAGAAGGAACCATCGATACAGAGGTGGTATGTAG
- the LOC122007264 gene encoding 4-hydroxyphenylpyruvate dioxygenase-like, whose protein sequence is MGKEQATETAALEKSAAGLKLVGFTNFVRANPRSDRFPVLGFHHIEFWAADAANVAGRFSFSLGMPLSAKSDLSTGNPFFASYLLRSASLRFLVSAPYGGPAATDAAANFTGRSPIPSFDAAVARKFSIDHGLAVRAIAVEVADAAEAFRVSVARGARPAFPPADLGEGFALAEVEIYGDVVLRYISFPKVAPSSPKLPAFLPGFEDIEEFEATPPPTYGLQRIDHAVGNVPELLSAVRYIAGFTGFHEFAEFTSEDVGTAESGLNSVVLANNDETVLVPLNEPVHGTKRRSQIQTYLDHNGGAGVQHLALASYDILKTLREMRARTAMGGFDFMPSPPPNYYQGVRRRAGDVLTEEQIKECQELGVLVDRDDQGVLLQIFTKPIGDRPTIFIEIIQRIGCMVKDKEGREYQKGGCGGFGKGNFSELFKSIEEYEKSLEAKQAVAVPSA, encoded by the exons ATGGGGAAGGAGCAGGCGACTGAGACGGCGGCGCTGGAGAAATCGGCGGCGGGGTTAAAGCTCGTTGGCTTCACCAACTTCGTCCGTGCCAACCCCCGCAGCGATCGATTCCCAGTCCTCGGCTTCCACCACATCGAGTTCTGGGCCGCCGACGCCGCCAATGTCGCCGGTCGCTTCTCCTTCAGCCTCGGCATGCCGCTCTCTGCAAAATCAGATCTATCCACTGGAAACCCCTTCTTCGCCTCCTACCTCCTCCGCTCCGCCTCCCTCCGCTTCCTCGTATCCGCTCCCTATGGCGGGCCCGCTGCCACCGACGCCGCCGCGAATTTCACCGGCCGGTCTCCTATTCCCTCCTTCGACGCAGCAGTAGCCCGCAAGTTTTCAATCGACCATGGCCTCGCGGTCCGCGCCATTGCCGTCGAAGTCGCCGATGCGGCGGAAGCCTTCCGCGTCAGCGTCGCCCGCGGCGCGCGCCCCGCCTTCCCCCCTGCCGACCTCGGAGAGGGCTTCGCGCTCGCCGAGGTCGAGATCTACGGGGACGTCGTCCTCCGATACATCAGCTTCCCAAAGGTCGCACCTTCGTCCCCAAAGCTCCCGGCTTTTCTCCCTGGTTTCGAAGACATCGAGGAATTCGAGGCGACCCCTCCTCCCACCTACGGCCTCCAGCGGATCGACCACGCCGTCGGAAACGTGCCGGAACTCCTCTCGGCGGTGCGCTACATCGCCGGATTCACCGGCTTCCATGAGTTCGCGGAGTTCACGTCGGAGGACGTCGGCACCGCCGAGAGCGGGCTCAACTCGGTGGTCCTCGCCAACAACGACGAGACCGTGCTGGTGCCGCTGAACGAGCCGGTCCACGGCACCAAAAGGAGGAGCCAAATCCAGACTTACTTGGACCACAATGGCGGCGCAGGCGTGCAGCACCTCGCTCTCGCCAGCTACGACATCCTCAAGACCTTGAGGGAGATGAGAGCAAGAACCGCCATGGGAGGATTCGACTTCATGCCGTCGCCGCCTCCCAACTACTACCAAGGCGTGCGACGGCGTGCTGGCGACGTCCTCACGGAGGAGCAGATCAAAGAGTGCCAGGAACTGGGAGTGTTGGTAGACAGGGATGACCAAGGAGTGCTGCTTCAAATCTTCACAAAGCCAATTGGGGACAG ACCGACAATTTTCATAGAGATAATTCAGAGGATTGGGTGCATGGTGAAGGACAAAGAAGGCAGGGAGTACCAAAAGGGTGGCTGTGGAGGATTTGGGAAAGGCAACTTCTCAGAGCTCTTCAAGTCGATCGAGGAGTATGAGAAGTCCCTTGAAGCCAAACAAGCAGTAGCTGTTCCAAGTGCTTAA